Below is a genomic region from candidate division KSB1 bacterium.
ACTTCCTCAGGGGTGATCTCCCAGAAAGGTTTCATGACAGGATTGCCCTGCTTGTCCGTCTGCTGGCCCGTTCCATCCAAAGTGGATGAGCCGGAATTGATGAGATGAATAATTCCATTTGCGGCTCTGCCGGTCAATGTCTTGCCAGTGACGCGCTTCACTGCTGCAGGGCTCCAATAAGTGCGGACGTCAGAAAAGATTTGAGCGGTATCGGTCAATAAATGGCCAAAAAGCATAGCAACCCCGTTGAGGCAATCGTTCTCCGTGGCCATGATGAACGGCTCGCGAATGCCGTTCCAATCGAACGAGGAATTCAGCATCGCCTCCATGAAATCGCCGTTGGGAAAATGGTCAGTCCATTGCCGCTGTCCCTGGAAGCCGGCAGCGATGGCATTATGGCCCAATGCCTCTTCTTCAAAGCCCATCTCCGCCAATTTGGGATTCCCAATCATTAAATCGCGGGCAATGATGGTCATTTTGACAACCATTTCCCATTCCCAATCTTTTCGAGCGCGAGACGTCTGAATCTCCTTCCGATTAACATCCTCGCCTTCTTTGCAGTACTTTTTCACCCAGTGCAGCGCGCGCTGGAACTCATCTTTATCATAAATTTCTTCTTCTATTCTTCGGACAAATTCGGTCATGTCCACGGTTTCGTTTCTCATGCCGAGATAATCTTGAAAGAAATCCTGATTCACAATGGAACCGGCGATCCCCATGGATACGGCCCCCAAAGCCAGATACGACTTGCCGCGCATTTCTGCCACCGCCAATCCCGCTTTGGCAAATAACAATAGCTTCTGTTTCACATCTTCTGGAATGGTGGTATCATCGCGATCTTGGACGTCTCGGCCGTAGATGCCAAACGCGGGCAATCCTTTTTGGGTATAGCCAGCCAAAGCCGCGGCAAGATATACCGCTCCGGGTCGCTCAGTGCCGTTGAACCCCCATACCGCTTTGGGGATCAGTGGGTCGCTATCCATTACTTCCGTGCCATAGCACCAGCATGGCGTCACCGTCAGCGAGACGCCTACACCTTCGCGGGCGAATTTCTCGGCCGCAGCAGCAGCCTCTGCCACTCCGCCAATGCATGTGTCCGCTATCACACATTCCACCGGCAAACCATTTGAATGTCGTAGATTTTGACTTAAAAATTCCGCTGCCGCCTTCGCCATGGTCATTGTTTGGTTCTCCAGCGATTCCCGAACTCCTTTGCGTCGGCCATCAATGACTGGTCGAATGCCAATTTTAGGTGTCGCGCCACGAAGTCGTTTCATCGGGGGGTTCATTTTCATCTCTTCAATCTTTGCCATAGTTACTTCCCTTTCCTCAAAAATGACTGTTAAAATTGCTGACAACAATTTTGTATTGAAGTCTGGCTTAATGATTTTATCAGCGCCATGATTTTGATCAAGTCGCACTCTTTATCGTGCTATATTTTTATATCGTGCATGAACGAAAACCATTGAGTTTGAAGTAGCAGTGTCATTCCGAACGAAGTGAGGAATCTGGTGACATAGAGATTGTTGCACTTAAAGATTTCTCCATTCGGTCGAAATGACAAAAAGGTGAATTTTCTTTCAGGCACTAAATAAATTTTGACCGCTACCAAATGGTCAAATCCCGAATCTGTGACCCTGAAATCTGCAAACGGAAGCGGCTTTTGTGTCCCCTTTATTTGTGAATCATGCCTGTCCCACTATATGATGGAACGGATAACAATAGCCGCTCAAAAAATCTCCCCTTTTTGCAGCTTGCTCTTTTTCATCTCAAAAGGGAAATTTCCAAAACTTCCAGACAATTCGATGTACTTTGAAGGGCCTCGTTTTCGCTAAAAACTCGATGGTCACGCTCCTATTTTTCTGTCAGCCATCTTGCAGTTCATCCGCAAAATAGAACGAAATTCGATGGTTATTAGGATTTGAAATGCCGATCAGCTTGACCGAAAGAGAGGCTACGTGAGTGAAGCGCGTTCGATGAATTGGTTTCGATTTATGGAGCTGCGATTCTTCTTCTATTTTGTTCACAGCATTTCTTGAACTTTTTGCCACTCCCGCAGGGGCAGGGATCGTTCCGACCGATGTCCAAACCCGGGAATCCGTGATCTTTAGCCCGCGCCCAGGACATCACGTTGGCTGGCGCTCGACAGTGACGCAGTTCATTTGCCATGAATTTCATATAAAGGTCAATATGTTCAAAAAACACTCGGTAGCCCTCGCAAAGATAGTTCAGTCCGACCTGACCAGTAGGCGTCTGCATAAATCGGTTCTTGGGACATTCGCCGCGACAGATAAATAAAACTGAGCAATCATGGCAGAATTGAGGCAAGCGATCATGTTTATTGTTGCCAAATCTCCTCTGTTGATCCGATGTTACCAATTCGATCAGGGATCGCTCCAGAATATTCCCAAGCCGATGTGTCGGATAGACAAAATGATCGCATGAATAGAGATCTCCATTATGCTCAATCGCCAATGCCTTACCACAGGTCTCCGCAAATAAACATAAGCTGGGCTCCTGGCCAGACCACCGCTGTAATGCCACTTCAAATAGCTGGATGAATTGCCTCCCAACGTCGTTTCGAACCCACTCATCGAAAATCTCAATCAAAAATTTGCCGAATTGCACTGGCTCGACCGACCAATCCGCGACCACAGCTTCGGACTGATCATCCGGGGAAACAAGCTGCCGATGAGGATGGTGATGGGAAATACGAACTCGTTCGACAATTGGAATAAATTGGATAAAGCCGCTCCCGACCTGTTTGAGAAAATGATAAACTTCAAGCGGAAGCTGAGAATTGGCCCGATTGACCGCAGTGAGGATGTTGAACTCCACGCCATGTTTCTTTAATCGCTCCAGCCCTTGCATCACCCGGTCAAACGACCCCTGGCCAGCTTTGTCCACGCGATGCATGTTATGAAGATTTTCAGGACCATCCAAGGACAATCCCACAAGAAAACGATTCTCAGCTAAAAATTCGCACCACTGATCATTCAGTAAAATCCCATTGGTCTGAAAGGCGTTTTCAATGGTTTTTCCATCGGCATACCGCTTCTGGAGCGCAACAACCGTCTTGAAAAAATCAATCCCCAACAGCGTTGGCTCGCCCCCTTGCCAGGCGAAATTCACGACTGGGGCCTCATTGCACTGGAGATACTGGCGAACAAATGATTCCAATACCTCATCTGACATCCGCCAATTGCGATGATCGGGATAGAGATTTTCCTTTTCGAGATAGAAACAGTAGCTACAGTTCAAATTGCAAATTGGGCCAATCGGTTTGGCGATGATATGGAATGCGATCATTGAAAATTAGAACGAATTTGGCTTTTGAATTTGGTTGATAGATATTTTATTTGATCCAGCACCACATAATTTGAAACAGAATATAGCCCAAATTATCAAGTTTGTCAAGGGGTAATTTGCCACTTATGACTAATGCTTGAATGAAAACTCACCTTCTTGTCATTTCGAGCGCAGGGAGAAATCTGTAGGTCTTATAAGCTAAATGGAACAAATTTCCTCACCTCGTGCGTGATGGCATATCTAATTCAAGTTTACTGGTCTTCATTTAGGCAATAATTAGCAAATTAGATTTATGCTTTTAGGACGGGAAAAGCATATCGAGTCACAAGAATGGGAATATTTCAGCGGAATTCCGATGCCAAGGCTCAGCCAGAAAAAGTCGAGGCGGATTGATTGAACAAGGTGTCATACTTATCAGGCTGTGGAAAAATGATAATATTTAGTCTGGCCCTGTCATTCCGAACGAAGTGGGGAATTTTTATAAGCTGTTAGTTCCGTTTCATCTAGAGATTCCTTATTCCGCTTCGCTCCGTTCGGAATGACAGCAAATTTAGTAATTTCTGGGTACACTTTTATGGGTGATATCAATTCAAGGGATCAAGAAATCACGAATCAGAGACTCACCAAATTTCAAGTTGAATAATCTCCCCAGATTAATCGTTGATCAGCATTATGGTCCTGATACCATAACCTGGCATAGGAATTTCATTTCCTAATCTTTCGAGTGGCCGCTCAAACGGATCGCTCATATAAATTTCTTTTGGGTGCAACGAACCCCATATCAGTCGTGCTGACCGAGGGTCGGGCGTTGGATTGAACAGTCGAAGCAAAATGGTCTTGCCGTTACGGCCCGGCTTCAACAGAGTAACGATGACATCTTTGGGTTCAATCCTGAAGAGCGATGTCGAGCGGTGTGAATCTTTTGAAACTGGCACAGGGATGAGCGGCTGATGGCATTCAATGGCAGTCCGAGTTACCTGGGCTTGATCGTATCTTCCGTGGGGGATAATCGAGTAGCGCAATTGACAGACGCCAGGTTGATCCGCTTTGTAGTTGGTCTCCCAATAATTGTTCATCGCAAAAGAATAGATAGTTTGAGACGGCTCAAGCTGCCTCACCCAACCACATATCGTTGCATCGGCTCGGATATCGCCCAGCTCCATCAAAGGCGCATCGATTGGCACCCAGGTGATACCGAGCTGTCCGTTGGAGATATCTACCCAACGCTGGACCGTAAACCAATTCTTGCATGCTCCTCGAAGCTGATCTTTTTCAGGACGAATGACTCCCCAGGACAGATCTAGCCGAACTTCTCCTTCGGGGATATTGAACGGAAAGCCGAAATGAATGCCCTCGGGCTCCCGAATCGACGGCCGATCCAGTCCATTGATAATGTCGATTCGTGCAATCCCATGAATTAACCGAAGCTCTCGGCTAAGTTTATTGCACCCAGGCGCAGCAGATTCAATGGTCACCGAGACCAGCAATTTGCCCATTTCTTTGGGGTAAATTTTCACAGGCTGATCGATCAATTTCTTGTTGCTTGGATCTCTCCCAGCGACATAAATATAATCGTTCAGGCCATTCAGAGCGTTATGAGCCACGAAATCATGAGCGAGATTTTTGATCTTGAGGGACGAGATAGTTCCTGTGCTTGGATCGAGTTCAAGGGTGATCGTTTCATTGGAGAGCTGATTGCCCTTTACGTTCGCCTTGCCCTTTTGGAAAGCTTTGCCCGGATGGATGGTGAATCGCATACTTGCGAGGGGAGGAATATTTTCAGCTAAAAATGCCAGTTCGCCAGTCGATAATCGTTGGGACGGAACCTTCTCCCCTGCTTCATTTTTGATCATATCACCCGCAAGGTTGAAGCTGGCAGGAAGCGTTACCAGATCGGTTCGAGCCCAAGAACAGGTATTGAACACATCGATCGCTTGGATTTTTGGTTCCTTAGGAGCGATTGATCGAAACGCGTCGGCCAATAGATCACGAGCAATGCCATCGGCGTTCTCTGCCCTTTGCTGCTTCCATTGCCATTGATGCTTGACGGATTCATCATCGGGCGCGCTAATGGAATTCCAGGCGCCCCAGGTATGCTCGCTGAACAACAAGACCTGTCGCCAGGCTTCGCCAAATCGTTCGTGGGGATAATGGCTGGCGTCCAGGATGGTCCAAAGCGCGCTGGCCTGCACCAGCCGCTCCGCAGCAGCACGATTGACCGCTGTCTCTCGTGCAGTCGAGGCCGCTCCATCCTCCCAATAAGGTGTAAAGTCGCCCCGCACTCGGGGCAACTGATCTCGATATCGGGCTTCTAATTCATGAAAAAGCTGGGCAGTGGTCGCAATCACCAAGCGCGGTGACTCGTATCGCTCGTTCCATTGATGCACCGACTCGGATAAATTCACATCTGGTGGGCCATTATCCGAGCCGATGCTATAGCGCAGCCCTACCACATCATAAGGATAATTGGCTTGAACTAGTTGCTCTAAATATGGCAGAATCCGTTCAAATTTAACTCGATCCGGGTCAAGTTCGCCAGAGAAAACATATTCCAGACCAGTGTGAAACCAGCTATAGCCTTTGCCGTGCACCCAGCAAAGCACCTGCTCTTCTCCGGATGGCGAAA
It encodes:
- a CDS encoding L-fucose isomerase, whose translation is MAKIEEMKMNPPMKRLRGATPKIGIRPVIDGRRKGVRESLENQTMTMAKAAAEFLSQNLRHSNGLPVECVIADTCIGGVAEAAAAAEKFAREGVGVSLTVTPCWCYGTEVMDSDPLIPKAVWGFNGTERPGAVYLAAALAGYTQKGLPAFGIYGRDVQDRDDTTIPEDVKQKLLLFAKAGLAVAEMRGKSYLALGAVSMGIAGSIVNQDFFQDYLGMRNETVDMTEFVRRIEEEIYDKDEFQRALHWVKKYCKEGEDVNRKEIQTSRARKDWEWEMVVKMTIIARDLMIGNPKLAEMGFEEEALGHNAIAAGFQGQRQWTDHFPNGDFMEAMLNSSFDWNGIREPFIMATENDCLNGVAMLFGHLLTDTAQIFSDVRTYWSPAAVKRVTGKTLTGRAANGIIHLINSGSSTLDGTGQQTDKQGNPVMKPFWEITPEEVARCLEATRWCPAELEYFRGGGFSSQFLSKGDMPVTMSRINLVKGLGPVLQIAEGYTVDLPKEVHEILNRRTSPTWPTTWFTPILTGQGAFRDVYSVMANWGANHGAISYGHIGDQLITLAAMLRIPVYMHNVSEDRIFRPSAWAAFGTKDLEGADFRACANFGPLYGLKK
- a CDS encoding anaerobic sulfatase-maturation protein translates to MIAFHIIAKPIGPICNLNCSYCFYLEKENLYPDHRNWRMSDEVLESFVRQYLQCNEAPVVNFAWQGGEPTLLGIDFFKTVVALQKRYADGKTIENAFQTNGILLNDQWCEFLAENRFLVGLSLDGPENLHNMHRVDKAGQGSFDRVMQGLERLKKHGVEFNILTAVNRANSQLPLEVYHFLKQVGSGFIQFIPIVERVRISHHHPHRQLVSPDDQSEAVVADWSVEPVQFGKFLIEIFDEWVRNDVGRQFIQLFEVALQRWSGQEPSLCLFAETCGKALAIEHNGDLYSCDHFVYPTHRLGNILERSLIELVTSDQQRRFGNNKHDRLPQFCHDCSVLFICRGECPKNRFMQTPTGQVGLNYLCEGYRVFFEHIDLYMKFMANELRHCRAPANVMSWARAKDHGFPGLDIGRNDPCPCGSGKKFKKCCEQNRRRIAAP
- a CDS encoding glycoside hydrolase, with translation MITRKRSLQIFLFGLMVHLIFGNVRSQDLASDEIMNLRLLSVPGYLSGFERAISGQSIDYYSCHPDVRTALIVRATTGSMTAEWESEPLPQDYPFAKATFLWIAGLGCNLGEKKFDLYINDQSCLTFTSTSQPNWSIRGTRDETLSFQTLMTDQYGDRFGYMFLELPTRELVPGQPLRLKVIGETAGSQAWVMVFQASLRPKITFLPELGILKNKNRRFQNVRIHVVNLNKPIRAHVYSKEQAIMTTFNFGFNTVTLPFEAVVREKPVEIYIEMREQLVVKKRLLLEPVRQFTVYLLPHSHLDIGYTHYQEDVLKMQFHHLEQAIAIAEQSQSLPKHEQFKWNAEQLWHVDEYLKRQDDVKQAKLLAAIRNGWIGLDGLYANLLTGLCRPEELLEALAPARHFSQEYDIPIEAAMISDIPGWSWGLIPVLAQSGIKYLSLGPNLGHRIGHVFDWADQPFYWVSPSGEEQVLCWVHGKGYSWFHTGLEYVFSGELDPDRVKFERILPYLEQLVQANYPYDVVGLRYSIGSDNGPPDVNLSESVHQWNERYESPRLVIATTAQLFHELEARYRDQLPRVRGDFTPYWEDGAASTARETAVNRAAAERLVQASALWTILDASHYPHERFGEAWRQVLLFSEHTWGAWNSISAPDDESVKHQWQWKQQRAENADGIARDLLADAFRSIAPKEPKIQAIDVFNTCSWARTDLVTLPASFNLAGDMIKNEAGEKVPSQRLSTGELAFLAENIPPLASMRFTIHPGKAFQKGKANVKGNQLSNETITLELDPSTGTISSLKIKNLAHDFVAHNALNGLNDYIYVAGRDPSNKKLIDQPVKIYPKEMGKLLVSVTIESAAPGCNKLSRELRLIHGIARIDIINGLDRPSIREPEGIHFGFPFNIPEGEVRLDLSWGVIRPEKDQLRGACKNWFTVQRWVDISNGQLGITWVPIDAPLMELGDIRADATICGWVRQLEPSQTIYSFAMNNYWETNYKADQPGVCQLRYSIIPHGRYDQAQVTRTAIECHQPLIPVPVSKDSHRSTSLFRIEPKDVIVTLLKPGRNGKTILLRLFNPTPDPRSARLIWGSLHPKEIYMSDPFERPLERLGNEIPMPGYGIRTIMLIND